In Bactrocera oleae isolate idBacOlea1 chromosome 5, idBacOlea1, whole genome shotgun sequence, a genomic segment contains:
- the LOC118682607 gene encoding pickpocket protein 28, with product MDSSLRVQYLRAKHATLKRYDINRKVIQKRKLKKIKYILFDNFKEYCENTSIHGLKYIVNKSLYPLERLFFAISFICVVYGAAVFVGKIYEKWNYSPMLVSINPKYTKITDDPFPAVTICNLNQAYKAKVQQFSIDSSEYTKIQMLCKGDVNITISNAITDWNNLTYFIHEISQPCSNMLLKCKYAGIIFNCTEIFRPLITDNGLCCTFNMIDPMFMFRNFNSKSFANVNYHYPEGYVPVHWSSEAGYPNDLPEKFIPMKSVGTGESVGLGLILDAESEEYYCSSSDSIGFKILLHNPLEVPNMHEIGLLLSPGLETKIRIQPEKVESETYLRFISKNARKCLFENEERLEMYTEYTQRNCGIECSAAVILENCGCLPHYVPKFFGNETTCSMSMYNCVESTRLETMLIDNTRRDCSDVCMPSCNDLSYMPTFFSAPLIHSGFQNDKFAKNISNTYLEKNIAVVNIYFKDTIYRSQKNSDLIGITDFLSNIGGIISLFFGFSFISLAELIFFAFLRPLRVIFNKLRWRITKSTKLQKPTSIQLLLKKKSKYLCGNLEQIPSVTQSTIRKGNAWQVVLGKKRLLGCGPKTSEPWQPGMEYTP from the exons ATGGATTCTTCGTTGAGAGTACAATACCTGAGAGCAAAACATGCCACCTTGAAGCGTTATGATATAAATAGAAAAGTTATCCAAAAAAGAAAgctgaaaaaaatcaaatatattttgttcgaCAATTTTAAAGAATACTGTGAGAATACATCGATACATGGGTTAAAATATATAGTGAATAAAAGTTTATACCCTCTTGAACg GTTGTTCTTCGCCATATCATTCATATGCGTTGTCTATGGAGCAGCAGTTTTCGTTggcaaaatttatgaaaaatggaACTATAGCCCTATGCTCGTGAGTATCAATCCGAAGTATACGAAAATTACAGATGATCCTTTTCCGGCCGTTACCATTTGCAATCTTAATCAAGCGTATAAAGCAAAGGTTCAGCAATTTTCAAT CGATTCGTCCGAATACACCAAAATACAAATGCTCTGCAAGGGTGATGTTAATATTACTATATCTAATGCCATTACGGATTGGaataatttaacatattttattcatgaa ATCTCACAGCCCTGCAGTAATATGTTACTGAAATGTAAATACGCTGGAATAATTTTTAACTGTACAGAGATTTTCCGGCCCCTTATTACCGACAATGGACTATGTTGCACTTTCAATATGATAGATCCGATGTTTATGTTCCGGAA ttTTAACAGCAAATCGTTTGCTAATGTGAATTACCACTATCCCGAAGGATACGTGCCCGTTCACTGGAGTTCAGAGGCAGGTTATCCCAACGATTTACCCGAAAAATTCATACCAATGAAAAGTGTAGGCACAGGCGAGAGTGTAGGTCTCGGCCTTATACTAGATGCTGAAAGCGAGGAATATTACTGTTCATCATCAGATAGCATTGGTTTTAAAATCTTACTACACAATCCGCTCGAAGTCCCGAACATGCACGAAATTGGTCTTTTACTTTCGCCTGGACTAGAGACGAAAATTCGCATACAACCCGAAAAAGTTGAATCTGAAACGTACCTACGTTTCATCAGCAAAAATGCACGAAAATGCTTATTCGAAAACGAAGAGCGTTTGGAAATGTATACTGAGTATACACAACGCAACTGTGGTATCGAATGTAGTGCTGCCGTAatattggaaaattgtggctgtCTGCCACATTACGTACCAAAGTTTTTTGGCAATGAAACCACATGTAGCATGAGTATGTACAATTGTGTTGAAAGTACTCGATTAGAAACAATGCTAATAGACAACACGAGAAGGGATTGCTCCGATGTCTGCATGCCATCTTGCAACGATCTCTCCTATATGCCAACATTTTTCTCTGCGCCCTTAATTCATTCGGGCTTTCAAAATGACAAATTCGCAAAAAATATTAGCAATACTTATTTGGAGAAAAATATTGCTGTGgtgaatatttactttaaagaCACTATCTACAGGAGCCAGAAAAACTCCGATTTGATTGGGATAACAGATTTTTTAT ccaacaTCGGCGGCATAATTAGCCTCTTCTTTGGCTTCAGCTTTATCTCCTTAGCTGAGCTGATATTTTTCGCGTTTTTAAGACCGCTTCgagttatttttaataaactgaGATGGAGAATTACCAAGTCGACAAAATTACAGAAGCCGACGTCAATCCaactcttattaaaaaaaaaatcgaaatatttatgTGGTAATTTGGAGCAAATTCCTTCTGTTACTCAAAGCACCATTCGAAAGGGCAACGCTTGGCAGGTGGTGTTGGGAAAAAAACGTCTGTTGGGGTGCGGACCAAAAACTTCAGAGCCATGGCAACCAGGAATGGAGTATACACCGTAG